In Anticarsia gemmatalis isolate Benzon Research Colony breed Stoneville strain chromosome 4, ilAntGemm2 primary, whole genome shotgun sequence, one DNA window encodes the following:
- the E(bx) gene encoding nucleosome-remodeling factor subunit NURF301 E(bx) isoform X3, translating to MMSGRGAKKRGRPPKSGSFEKTRKFQYHLMKKPKYLLNQQNAGTASLVSTPSASRASSPQGSDISRRSTRKQRGGKAHKNKRGGITGAYSRRGYNPHAADYHESEYHYGSDFGDEYSDRSEPEEDRGSDSSEGSVGDGAASDSDFSVSSFSTTSGTPRKVNNNLIRPPSPDPLWLQQERQIPPLNLPSSSDDLIIPQTLVLQVVGVYEVLRHFRHLVRLSPFRIEDLCAAISCEEQSNLLIEVHMMLLKALLREEDAQQTHFGPLDHKDSVNITLFLLDVMTWPEVLRIYIESDKSFDQNVVKILNSCEYPFTSVDDRLAVLQFLCNQFLITNPVRDDLLSEVPIHYDDHCRVCHRLGDLLCCETCPAVFHLECVDPPLGDVPSEDWQCALCKQHKTMGVTDCLPDAEKQGLMCRHEHLGFDRHGRKYWFIARRLFVEAENGEVWYYSSPQQFEELLNILDSDEMEAPLVRELLEMKQEILRQMDITERLTNQVKGNRKSYLEIENAKIVKQRKLKQEQKLRGLSTDIKLEDEKLDSLSSLVSDPDVVNEVTVVSEDTHEENDDELQDVEDDDSKKIKNNSANKMSERLTRFKSSQISNGTYVFKLGNENSFKNYINQYTSNALALNKPQRNEERDKKRYMSHKFSLASSQDFKWVGLLNATKPLLEATLRQTLLQLESNIVLQFMHPNWSLLRKPWVQAVQLCQAPRDFARALCVLQACIKSVVWVPAWHEQLGHVKLIRTTATEREERKKLDKREKKERDEEEERYRTAYNFVKYSLGLRHQAWKQKGEEYRIHGQWGWLWNASTRKFKRHSNAKPCLFNGPAKIAVRVREGSVIKVLAVEPKTYDYLISNEGESKDVIEKLPPSMRNLKIEKDEDGFEEIDVEKALSSSTRRYYPKIARKSKLDDFLARRTYLKFMEEKKLANLLANVKKEDVDVKSEDEKNIDVENDEPEPDITSICGTAQGTKKKDVENSKNVDALRAEYQKISQMTKKYKCYSLSCNKIDAPNVSHGSVIINCYSPTCIRKGNILNKLVKMLKGGVMNSNILDNSRDNTKMSILEQYLLGKGAMCANSNENILSDLLSAVACAQECDNKNSDCFVKRKLSDDFASDVNFKVENDVDDNSCVVKSESTLEESAVPAVGNEMDIDITCNNTEDNDVEIGPLKELTDAESSELQPDNAVESDNNDRPPIPKLKITRGRAAKTAANTPSKGNNETKDSSYKCSVTSNKANDKVQYRAMVNRRFGSIKPLKREDRTIKEEKTEGNVVRVYSTENPSGKVYLKRVQTSAVEKKKKRTPVKYPLCSTFHTRSKAKTLMVLPHHELRKLCRQAGHNMVTGFSHNAKPNQTVWPYPCPRPLFKTCWLYRTVNLQWLASAALQLRIMFACLRWDDMAAKPASADGKHQLTTDTEIVSLELLKHRHIGQFSERTQYLRRRVVIPLELPKTVREVTSIRSGLRKRKRAESPQNTEPQVSEEWVDEDKLELWEVRQYGERTERATPVTRTSTGKLPQRNAAPPANAADLKDKMEQQLREQRAAHQQKRALEMSQEKTKSTPNQNSGKSTLTSLLTTNATTPTGQKTVIGTRRIIMTKGADGSTRVISQPIAGSTKAGQGEGTPSKSSATPQKEGPQKVQIIRAPDGKITVRGLLAGQQLIQMPDGKLHVVMAGQQGVTGQLVAASPSSKPNDNGAPGAEREIVQTKTVVDETRQTPRVAALTAQQVVVQGNRQIVVQTPQQVVAQPPQQVVVQPQQVVVQAGARAVQTVLVQGQLVQRPAAPRPPAAVAVAPRPQPQPPRPRPPAAQQIVVNNPVLVQQIAAGKIQLATVNGQQVLIRPTGNNQAQIVAHIGQSPAAPVATAPAAPVPVAAAPRALPPPPPVPIQPQPQPQPPPQPQPQQHQLTEDEIVEKRLLVGQPPGTVIKTVTAQVMQTSSGPSIVLQGLHGYSLTPQQLALVQHQVKQQLLKAQESTGKQGMLGPRKMYLAVQPAPTAPPPLTPVATQALHTIQSLQPLAMPAHQDVSDEDQIKRQPLLNGEENVAEAASHKEATPSKLEDIKENSTKTDIVNSGQDGLQSSKFVLTPDYIQQTIKSALKQENLNPEIEEKLLQLQRYQEKRMKPETHVEREPRPPPAPVASPSPPPRRRAPSARHDDDDDEWVDASPRKRSRPRPATPPPPPPPRPAPRVAPPPAPAPAAPPAPPSPADERRRAASNHSRLQMLLFKHKEMLKKDIIKKRGLLEKELGVEIQKELSAELALRTRAERSKQEEVRGGKRRSAAVPTTPRPNKRSVKKEKLLCICRTPYDNTKFYVGCEHCSNWFHGDCVGVTEEMSKTMEEYVCPDCRRAEETQELYCLCRQPYDNSQFYICCDRCQDWFHGRCVGILQSEADNIDEYICPNCQKNNSVNFANMKELTNKDFENLKRLVKQIQLHKNAWPFMEPVDPREAPTYYKVIKEPMDLQSVERKVNEQIYSTLSEFIGDMTKIFDNCRYFNPKDSEFYRCAEGLEAFFAQKIKYFREKLFETTQ from the exons atGATGTCGGGAAGGGGGGCAAAGAAACGCGGGAGACCTCCAAAATCGGGGAGTTTTGAGAAAACCAGAAAATTTCAATATCATTTAATgaaaaaaccaaaatatttgctAAATCAACAAAACGCAGGAACAGCATCTTTGGTTAGCACTCCGTCAGCATCTAGAGCGTCGTCTCCTCAAGGAAGTGATATTAGTAGACGGAGTACTCGTAAACAAAGAGGTGGAAAAgcgcataaaaataaaagaggAGGAATAACAGGTGCGTATTCAAGGCGAGGATACAATCCCCATGCAGCTGACTATCACGAGTCTGAATACCATTATGGATCTGACTTTGGAGACGAGTATAGTGACAGGTCTGAGCCCGAAGAAGATCGCGGCAGCGACAGTTCAGAAGGTAGTGTGGGTGACGGTGCCGCCAGTGATAGTGATTTTTCTGTAAGCAGCTTTAGCACTACAAGTGGTACTCCTCGCAAGgtcaataacaatttaattagaCCTCCCAGTCCAGATCCTTTGTGGCTACAACAGGAAAGACAAATCCCTCCATTAAATCTACCATCTTCATCTGATGACTTGATAATCCCTCAAACTTTGGTTTTGCAAGTTGTTGGTGTGTATGAAGTGCTAAGGCACTTCAGACATTTAGTGAGGCTCTCACCATTTCGTATTGAAGATCTGTGTGCAGCTATAAGCTGTGAAGAACAGAGCAATTTACTGATAGAAGTACATATGATGTTACTAAAAGCCCTGCTAAGGGAAGAAGATGCTCAACAGACACATTTCGGTCCACTGGACCATAAAGACAGtgtaaatattactttgtttttattggaTGTTATGACATGGCCTGAAGTTCTTAGAATTTATATAGAAAGTGACAAATCTTTTGATCAAAATGTGGTCAAGATATTAAACTCATGTGAATATCCTTTTACATCAGTAGATGACCGTTTAGCGGTCCTCCAGTTCTTGTGTAATCAATTTTTGATAACAAATCCTGTGCGTGATGATCTATTAAGTGAAG TTCCTATACATTATGATGATCACTGTAGAGTTTGTCATCGCTTAGGGGATCTATTGTGCTGTGAGACATGCCCAGCAGTTTTTCACTTAGAATGTGTGGATCCACCATTAGGTGATGTGCCATCTGAAGATTGGCAATGTGCTTTGTGCAAACAACATAAAACAATGGGAGTGACAGATTGCCTACCTGATGCAGAAAAACAAGGACTAATGTGTCGTCATGAACATTTGGGCTTTGATAGGCATGGAAGGAAATATTGGTTTATTGCAAGACGTTTATTTGT TGAAGCTGAAAATGGTGAAGTTTGGTATTATTCCTCTCCACAACAATTTGAggaacttttaaatatattagattCTGATGAAATGGAAGCTCCACTAGTTCGAGAACTTTTAGAAATGAAACAAGAAATTTTGAGACAAATGGATATTACAGAAAGATTAACAAATCAAGTAAAGGGTAATAGAAAATCATATTTAGAAATAGAAAATGCCAAGATAGTAAAACAACGAAAACTTAAACAAGAACAAAAACTTCGGGGTCTTAGTACAGACATTAAATTAGAAGACGAAAAACTGGATAGCTTATCATCCCTTGTCAGTGATCCAGATGTAGTGAATGAAGTTACAGTGGTCAGTGAAGACACccatgaagaaaatgatgatgaACTACAAGATGTTGAAGATGATGACagtaaaaagattaaaaataactcAGCCAATAAAA tgtCAGAAAGATTAACAAGATTCAAGTCCAGCCAAATTTCAAATGGAACATATGTATTCAAACTAggaaatgaaaatagttttaaaaattacattaaccAGTACACTTCAAATGCATTAGCGTTGAATAAACCTCAAAGAAATGAGGAAAGAGATAAGAAACGGTACATGTCCCATAAATTTTCTCTGGCATCTTCTCAAGACTTTAAATGGGTTGGTCTACTCAAtg CTACAAAACCATTGCTGGAAGCAACACTGAGACAAACATTACTACAGTTGGAGTCAAACATAGTATTACAATTTATGCATCCAAATTGGTCACTCCTAAGAAAGCCTTGGGTTCAAGCAGTTCAACTGTGTCAAGCACCCAGAGATTTTGCCAGAGCTCTTTGTGTGCTTCAG GCTTGTATTAAAAGTGTGGTGTGGGTACCAGCATGGCATGAACAATTGGGTCATGTGAAATTGATTAGGACGACAGCAACAGAACGGGAGGAACGAAAAAAACTTGACAAAAGAGAAAAAAAGGAAAGAGATGAAGAAGAAGAGAGATATCGTACTGCATACAATTTCGTCAAATATTCACTGGGACTGCGACACCAA gcATGGAAACAAAAAGGAGAAGAATACAGAATTCATGGACAGTGGGGTTGGCTGTGGAATGCTTCTACCAGAAAATTTAAAAGGCACAGCAATGCAAAACCGTGCCTTTTTAATGGGCCTGCGAAAATTGCAGTGAGAGTCAGAGAGGGGAGTGTCATTAAAGTACTAGCAGTAGAACCAAAAACTTATGACTATCTTATTTCAAATGAAGGTGAAAGCAAAGATGTCATAGAAAAGT TGCCTCCTTCTATGCGGAATTTAAAGATTGAAAAGGATGAAGATGGTTTTGAAGAAATTGATGTAGAAAAGGCATTAAGCTCATCAACTCGAAGATATTATCCTAAGATAGCCAGAAAATCTAAATTAGATGACTTCTTGGCTAGGCgcacttatttaaaatttatggaAGAAAAAAAGCTTGCTAACTTACTAGCAAATGTCAAAAAAGAGGATGTAGATGTTAAAAGTGAAGATGAGAAGAATATAGATGTTGAGAATGATGAGCCGGAACCTGACATTACTTCCATCTGTGGCACAGCCCAGGGAACCAAGAAAAAGGATGTAGAAAACTCTAAAAATGTGGATGCACTCAGAGCcgaatatcaaaaaatatctcaaatgACCAAAAAGTATAAGTGTTATTCTCTTAGTTGCAACAAAATAGACGCACCTAATGTTTCGCATGGGTCTGTTATAATCAATTGTTACTCACCTACTTGCATTAGGAAAGgaaacatattaaataaactgGTGAAAATGTTGAAAGGGGGAGTAATGAATTCTAACATTCTTGACAATTCCAGAGATAATACTAAAATGTCAATTCTCGAGCAGTATTTGCTAGGTAAAGGCGCAATGTGCGCTAATTCAAATGAAAACATCTTATCTGACTTATTATCTGCTGTTGCATGTGCTCAGGAATGCGACAATAAAAATTCTGACTGCTTCGTAAAAAGAAAACTAAGCGATGACTTTGCCAGTGATGTTAACTTCAAAGTTGAAAATGATGTAGATGATAATAGTTGCGTTGTTAAGTCAGAGAGTACTCTCGAAGAGTCTGCTGTGCCAGCTGTGGGCAATGAGATGGACATAGATATTACTTGCAACAATACTGAAGATAATGACGTTGAAATAGGTCCACTGAAAGAGTTAACTGATGCAGAGTCATCAGAGTTGCAACCAGACAATGCTGTAGAAAGTGACAATAATGACAGACCACCAATTCCTAAGCTAAAAATAACTCGTGGTAGAGCTGCGAAGACAGCAGCAAACACACCAAGCAAAGGAAACAACGAAACAAAAGATTCTTCCTATAAATGTTCAGTAACATCAAACAAAGCTAATGATAAGGTACAGTATCGGGCTATGGTTAACAGGAGGTTTGGATcaataaagccattaaaaaGGGAAGATAGAACAATCAAAGAAGAGAAAACAGAGGGAAATGTTGTTAGGGTATATTCTACTGAAAATCCTTCTGGAAAAGTGTATCTTAAAAGAGTGCAGACATCAGCAgttgaaaagaaaaagaaaagaaccCCTGTGAAGTACCCTCTATGTTCAACATTCCACACAAGAAGTAAAGCTAAGACACTCATGGTTCTACCGCATCATGAACTAAGAAAACTCTGTCGTCAGGCTGGTCATAATATGGTTACTGGCTTTAGTCACAATGCTAAGCCAAATCAAACAGTATGGCCTTATCCTTGTCCAAGGCCCTTATTCAAAACGTGTTGGTTGTATCGTACTGTAAATCTTCAGTGGCTGGCTAGTGCTGCCCTGCAACTTCGTATTATGTTTGCTTGTCTTCGTTGGGACGACATGGCAGCAAAACCCGCCTCAGCAGATGGTAAACATCAGCTCACAACAGACACAGAGATAGTATCTCTCGAATTGCTGAAGCATCGGCACATAGGACAATTCTCGGAGCGTACCCAGTACCTTCGTCGGCGCGTTGTGATTCCTTTGGAGTTACCTAAAACTGTCCGTGAAGTGACATCTATTCGCAGTGGCTTGAGAAAAAGGAAGCGTGCTGAATCTCCCCAAAATACTGAACCTCag GTTTCTGAAGAATGGGTTGATGAAGATAAATTAGAATTATGGGAAGTACGACAATACGGTGAACGTACTGAGCGCGCAACACCAGTCACCCGCACCTCTACTGGCAAACTCCCTCAACGGAATGCCGCTCCGCCCGCCAACGCCGCCGATCTTAAAGATAAAATGGAGCAACAATTGCGTGAGCAGAGAGCTGCACATCAACAAAAGAGAGCTTTGGAAATGTCGCAAG AAAAAACGAAATCAACCCCAAATCAAAACTCGGGAAAAAGCACTCTCACATCATTATTGACTACTAACGCCACAACACCTACCGGGCAGAAGACTGTTATTGGTACAAGAAGAATAATTATGACAAAAGGTGCAGATGGTTCAACCAGAGTCATAAGTCAGCCCATAGCTGGAAGTACAAAAGCGGGCCAAGGCGAAGGAACGCCTTCTAAAAGTAGTGCTACTCCACAGAAAGAAGGACCACAAAAAGTTCAGATCATCCGAGCGCCTGATGGAAAAATAACCGTCAGAGGATTACTAGCGGGACAACAGTTGATACAAATGCCAGATGGAAAATTGCACGTAGTCATGGCGGGCCAACAGGGTGTGACGGGTCAGCTCGTCGCCGCCTCACCTAGCTCGAAACCGAATGATAACGGTGCACCCGGGGCCGAAAGAGAAATAGTACAGACGAAAACCGTCGTAGACGAAACGAGGCAAACGCCACGCGTGGCGGCATTGACCGCGCAACAAGTAGTGGTGCAAGGAAATCGGCAAATAGTCGTTCAAACACCGCAACAAGTGGTAGCGCAGCCTCCGCAACAAGTGGTGGTGCAGCCGCAGCAGGTGGTGGTGCAGGCGGGCGCGCGCGCCGTGCAGACCGTGCTGGTGCAGGGCCAGCTGGTGCAGCggcccgccgcgccgcgcccgcccgccGCCGTGGCCGTGGCGCCGCGCCCGCAGCCGcagccgccgcgcccgcgcccgcccgccGCGCAGCAAATCGTCGTCAATAATCCCGTGCTCGTGCAGCAGATCGCTGCTGGTAAGATTCAATTGGCGACGGTCAACGGACAGCAAGTTCTCATACGGCCCACTGGAAACAATCAGGCGCAGATAGTAGCGCACATCGGTCAGAGCCCCGCCGCGCCCGTGGCGACGGCGCCGGCGGCGCCCGTCCCGGTGGCGGCGGCGCCCCGCGCGTTGCCTCCGCCCCCGCCCGTTCCGATCCAGCCCCAGCCCCAGCCTCAGCCTCCGCCCCAGCCTCAACCCCAACAGCATCAACTAACTGAAGATGAAATTGTAGAAAAACGTCTTCTAGTTGGTCAACCTCCTGGCACTGTAATAAAGACTGTAACTGCGCAG GTAATGCAGACAAGTAGTGGACCCAGTATAGTCCTACAAGGTCTTCATGGATATTCTTTGACTCCACAGCAGTTAGCATTAGTACAACACCAAGTTaaacaacaattattaaaaG CTCAAGAGTCAACAGGCAAACAGGGTATGCTGGGTCCCAGAAAGATGTACTTGGCTGTGCAACCGGCGCCCACCGCTCCGCCTCCGTTGACACCTGTCGCCACCCAAGCCCTGCACACCATACAGTCACTACAACCCCTAGCCATGCCTGCACACCAG GATGTTAGTGATGAAGATCAGATAAAGCGTCAACCCCTTTTAAATGGCGAAGAAAACGTAGCGGAGGCAGCGAGCCATAAAGAGGCTACACCTTCCAAACTCGAAGACATTAAAGAGAACAGCACGAAAACTGATATTGTTAATTCAGGCCAAGATGGTCTACAGAGTAGTAAATTCGTGCTAACTCCTGATTACATTCAGCAGA CTATTAAAAGTGCGCTAAAGCAGGAGAACCTCAACCCGGAGATAGAAGAGAAGCTTCTGCAGCTTCAGCGTTACCAAGAGAAGCGCATGAAACCCGAGACGCACGTGGAGCGCGAGCCgcggccgccgcccgcgcccgtcGCCTCGCCGtccccgccgccgcgccgccgcgcgcccTCCGCGCGccacgacgacgacgacgacgagtGGGTCGACGCCAGCCCGCGCAAGCGCTCGCGCCCGCGCCccgccacgccgccgccgccgccgccgccgcgcccggcgccgcgcgtggccccgccgcccgcgcccgcgcccgccgcgccgcccgcgccgccctcGCCCGCCGACgagcgccgccgcgccgcctccAACCACTCCCGCCTGCAGATGCTGCTCTTCAAGCACAAGGAGATGCTCAAGAAGGATATCATTAAGAAGAGAGGTCTCCTGGAGAAGGAACTGGGTGTGGAGATTCAG AAGGAGCTGTCGGCGGAGTTGGCGCTGCGCACGCGAGCCGAACGCAGCAAACAGGAGGAAGTGCGGGGAGGCAAACGCCGCAGTGCCGCCGTTCCCACTACGCCGAGACCGAACAAGAGAtctgtaaaaaaagaaaaactctTGTGCATATGCAGAACGCCCTACGATAACACTAA attttatgTTGGATGTGAACATTGTAGTAATTGGTTCCACGGCGATTGTGTTGGTGTTACTGAAGAAATGAGTAAAACAATGGAAGAGTATGTTTGTCCTGACTGCCGTCGCGCTGAAGAAACTCAAGAACTTTACTGCCTCTGTCGACAACCTTATGATAATTCACA aTTTTATATATGCTGCGACCGGTGCCAGGATTGGTTCCACGGCCGTTGTGTCGGTATACTTCAATCAGAAGCAGACAATATTGATGAGTATATTTGTCCAAATTGTCAAAAAAACAATTCCGTCAATTTTGCTAATATGAAAGAACTTACTAATAAggattttgaaaatttaaagaggcttgtaaaacaaatacaacTACATAAGAATGCGTGGCCGTTTATGGAACCTGTAGATCCTAGAGAAGCTCCCACctattacaaagttattaagGAACCGATGG ATCTGCAGTCTGTGGAACGAAAAGTGAATGAACAAATATATAGTACTTTAAGTGAATTTATTGGTGACATgactaaaatatttgataactgTCGATACTTTAATCCAAAGGACTCTGAATTTTATCGTTGTGCAGAGGGGCTTGAAGCATTTTTTGCACAAAAAATTAAGTACTTTCGTGAAAAGTTATTCGAAACGACTCAATGA